One Candidatus Methylomirabilota bacterium genomic window, GACCCAGCCAATAGGCCGTCTGGACGCAGGCCTCCGAGAGGCGCGTCAGGGCGCTGCTCATGTCGACAAGGTCGGCCTTGCCAACCAGGTCCAGGATACCGATTCGGAACTCCTCAGCCTGTTTGAACCGCCGCAACGCATCCAGCTTGGGGCTCCCAGGCGGGGCCGTGGCTACGGCGCTCACACATGCCTCAATCAGCTCGCCGGGCTGACCAAGTTCAGCCTGGTCGGGCAGGACCAGTAAATCCACAAGCTCGGGGTGCCGGATTAAGATCTGCGAAAGAAATTCGCTTGAGCCGAAGAGTCGCATCAGGTGGACCAGGGCGAGCGGCGCCTGCTTAAAGAGATCGTACAGACCAGCGCTGGAACCGACCCCCTCGATAAACCGCTCACACTGGAGGAGAGCCAGATCCGGATCCGGCGCCTGTGTCAAGCCCTCCATAAGCGTAGGGGCCAGGGTAGCGAGGATCCGTCGAGTGCCGGCCGTATTGTGTCTGAAGGGAGGACCGTCGCGCAACATAAGTAACGCACGGACAGCGCGATCAAGATCCGAGATGCCCGCCGCTGCCAACGGCTCACGCACCACCCGTTCATCTGCCCTCCCACACAGAAAGTCGGCGAGCGGGTGAGACGGAATCTCCTCCTCCCCTGGAGGCGGCTCCCTCAGCAGGTGGTCGTATGCCTGTCGGACCGCCCGGATGTGCCGCTGATAGTCTTCCTGTAAGGCCAGCGCCGGGTCAGGCGATCGATTGGGAGAGTAGCCGAGACGCCGAGCCAACTGGGCAAGGCCGTCCTGGTCCGTCGGCAATATATGGGTTTGCAAGTGATGGAGGATCTGGATGCGATGTTCGACCGTGCGGAGGAAGGTATAGGCCGCGGCCAGTGTCGCGTGTTCATCGGCGGTCACGTGCCCACGATCAGCCAACCGCTGCAGCGCGCGGAGCGTATTCGACTCGCGGATCCACGGGTCGCTCGCTCCATACAGGAGCTGGAACGTCTGAACGATAAATTCCACCTCGCGGATCCCTCCATACCCCAGCTTGACGTGGCGGAAGGTCTCCTGGTCCAGCCTGACCTTGGTATCGATACGGTCCTTCATCGCTCGGATCTCTCCGATAGCACTGTAGTCAAGTGACCGGCGATAGGTAAACGGCGCAACCAGCTTCAGAAATGCCTCTCCCAGCGCCGGATCACCGGCTACCGCTCTCGCCTTGATCAGGGCCATGCGCTCCCACGTCTGCCCCCATGATTCGTAATAGAGCTCATACCCCCTGAGCGAATAGACCAGCGGGCCTACCCGCCCCTCCGGTCGAAGCCGCATGTCGACTCTGAAGACGCGCCCCTCCGCAGTCAGCTCGCCGATCGCTTTGATTACACCCTCGCCCAGGCGGGCGAAGAACTCGTGATTGCTCACTCTGCCGATGAGGGCGCCAGACGGGCCGGCAAGCCCTGCCGTCTCCCCGTCCCCCTCGTAGATGAACAGCAGATCGATATCCGAACTGAAATTCAGCTCCTCGCCGCCGAGCTTCCCCATCCCCACAATCGCAAACCCGCACACCTTGTCGCCGGAGGGTCCCGCACATTGAGGTTCGCCGTGCCGATGCGCCAGTTCAGCGCGACAGACCTCATACGCCCGTTGCAGCGCGACATCAGCCATCAGAGAAAGTTGCTGCGTCACACCGGTCAAATTCAGGTTGCCGAGGAGATCCTGAAGCCCGATCCGTAAGGTCTCCCGCATCTTGAATCGACGCAGCGCCGACCACACCCGCTCCTGACTTCTCGCCCTGGAGAGCAACCCATCCAACTCTCCGACCAGTTCCTCTTTGGACCTCGCCCGCCTGAGCAGGCCGGGCTCCAGCAGCCAGTGCAGGTCCCGGGGGTAGCGGATCAGGACGTCGGAGAGATGCTGCGAGCTCCCAAAGAGGGTGAGTAGAAGATCAAGCGACTTGGGACTGTCTCGGAACAGTGAGAAGAGAAATCCCCGATCAATCACAACCTCGACATACCGTTCGAGATTATTCAGCGCCATGTCCGGATCGGCGAGATTGGCCAGACGATCCAGGAGCGCCGGCAGAATTGATTGGAGCAAGTTCAGATGCGAGGATCCGGCCAGGCGTTCCAGGTTTTGCCGGGCCTGTTCAGGATATCGACAGCCGGCA contains:
- the glnE gene encoding bifunctional [glutamate--ammonia ligase]-adenylyl-L-tyrosine phosphorylase/[glutamate--ammonia-ligase] adenylyltransferase; its protein translation is MNASSLPSVEAMAAAGCRYPEQARQNLERLAGSSHLNLLQSILPALLDRLANLADPDMALNNLERYVEVVIDRGFLFSLFRDSPKSLDLLLTLFGSSQHLSDVLIRYPRDLHWLLEPGLLRRARSKEELVGELDGLLSRARSQERVWSALRRFKMRETLRIGLQDLLGNLNLTGVTQQLSLMADVALQRAYEVCRAELAHRHGEPQCAGPSGDKVCGFAIVGMGKLGGEELNFSSDIDLLFIYEGDGETAGLAGPSGALIGRVSNHEFFARLGEGVIKAIGELTAEGRVFRVDMRLRPEGRVGPLVYSLRGYELYYESWGQTWERMALIKARAVAGDPALGEAFLKLVAPFTYRRSLDYSAIGEIRAMKDRIDTKVRLDQETFRHVKLGYGGIREVEFIVQTFQLLYGASDPWIRESNTLRALQRLADRGHVTADEHATLAAAYTFLRTVEHRIQILHHLQTHILPTDQDGLAQLARRLGYSPNRSPDPALALQEDYQRHIRAVRQAYDHLLREPPPGEEEIPSHPLADFLCGRADERVVREPLAAAGISDLDRAVRALLMLRDGPPFRHNTAGTRRILATLAPTLMEGLTQAPDPDLALLQCERFIEGVGSSAGLYDLFKQAPLALVHLMRLFGSSEFLSQILIRHPELVDLLVLPDQAELGQPGELIEACVSAVATAPPGSPKLDALRRFKQAEEFRIGILDLVGKADLVDMSSALTRLSEACVQTAYWLGREDLRTQYGLPSSGGFVVLGLGKCGAEEMGYGSDLDLAFAYAQEGVTTGGSQSVSHADYFGRLADRICKILTTITKEGTAYRVDIRLRPGGSAGRVAQSFAAFEAHFTHTAELWERQAYLRVRPIAGDLDIAEPFMASLSELIYRPTSVESLATNITAMRRRMELELTKEKTGERHVKLGSGGIVDIEFIAQFLQLAHGSTLSTLRVNNTLKALEAARGAGLLADLDVAYLCDSYRFLRTVQNRLRVVADREISALPRDPSALDRLARRLGYNTGDGGGPGERLLADYQRHTERVRGIYEATFSRYNRSESGS